Part of the bacterium genome is shown below.
CGGCAGATCGCCTCGTTCATCCGCAACAGCGCCATCGGCAGTCTCCTCTCCGGCGCTCACAGCGCCGGCCCATCATGTCAGCAGTCGGCCGGCATCGCGAACACGCGGCGCGGGTTGTCGACCACCGGCTGCCGGACCTCGCTCTCCGTGAAGCCGCGCCGCCGCATCCAGGGCAGAATGTTGCGCACGATGTGGTCGTAGCCGGGACCGCCGTGGCGGCGCGTGCGGTGCTTCACGCACACGTCGTGCGAGAACAGCAGCTGGGCGCCGTACCCCGCGTCCATGAGCGCGCGCACCAGGTCGAGCCGCTGCGCGTCGCTCGGCATGTCGATGCCGAACGCCTGATACGGGAACGTCGCGGTCGTCTCGCACCCGAAGAGGTCGTATTCCAGGTAGCAGCCGGTGTCCGCGAGCGCCTTGAGGCGGTCGAGGCCCTGGACGGTCCGGTCGATGTGGGAGATGACGACGCGCCGCGGGTCGGCGCCGCGCGATCGAAGGATGTCGAGGATCTCAAACGGCGAGTCGGGATGACGGCCGGGATGCACCGACAACCCGCACCCGAGCGCCGCCTGCGCCGCCCCGGCCGCGCGGAAAACTTTGGCCTCCACCGGCACGAGCGGCCACGAACTGCCGATCTCGCCGATGAAACCGGCCTTGATGCCGGTGTCGTCGACCCCCTCGGTAATGTTGCGGATAATCTCCTGGGTGATATCCTCCTCTGACATCGACGCGACAGAGGGCGGATGGGTCGGCGCCACGTAGTACCCGCACCCCATTACGATGTGGAGCCCGGTCGCGCGGGCGATGCGCGCGATCGCATGCGGGTCC
Proteins encoded:
- a CDS encoding aryldialkylphosphatase, with product MAEVVQTVLGPIPPESLGITMSHEHLLCDQRGVTFHEPPDPADRELARRPVSLEIFHWIQLNWASNLDNLILDSETTAIDEARLYREAGGQGLVDCTSVGLGRDPHAIARIARATGLHIVMGCGYYVAPTHPPSVASMSEEDITQEIIRNITEGVDDTGIKAGFIGEIGSSWPLVPVEAKVFRAAGAAQAALGCGLSVHPGRHPDSPFEILDILRSRGADPRRVVISHIDRTVQGLDRLKALADTGCYLEYDLFGCETTATFPYQAFGIDMPSDAQRLDLVRALMDAGYGAQLLFSHDVCVKHRTRRHGGPGYDHIVRNILPWMRRRGFTESEVRQPVVDNPRRVFAMPADC